From Spiroplasma endosymbiont of Amphimallon solstitiale:
TAATAAATCAGTTTATATAGCATTAGGAGTTGATTTAGAAGGTAAAAAAGATGTTTTAGGCTTATGAATTAGTGAAAATGAAGGTGCTAAATTTTGATTAGCTAATTTCACAGAAATGAAAAATCGAGGCTTAAATGATATTTTGATTGCTTGTAGTGATAATTTAACAGGCATGTCAGAAGCAATACAAGCAGTTTATCCTAAAACAGAACATCAATTATGCATTGTTCATCAAATTCGAAATAGTTTAAAATATGTTTCATACAAACATCGAAAAACTCTAGTTACAGATTTAAAACCAATTTATAGTGCATGTAGTGAAGAACAAGCAATGCAAGCTTTAGAATCATTTGAAAGTAAATGAAATAAACAATATCCCCAAATTGCTAAATCTTGGGCAATGTTTAGTAATCTGTGTAACTTACAAAAATAACTATGTTTAATTAATTCTAGTAAATATAATTAAATGACTAGAAAGAGTGAGTTACAGATGGCTAAAAAACAAAATATTAATAATAATGATCCAATATCAAAAGCAGTAGATTTATTATTAGAAAATACTGAAGATTTAACAACAGTTTTTAAAGAAGGGGGTTTATATAAAGAATTAACAAAACGTTTAGTTGAAAAAATGTTGAATTCTGAAATGCAAAATTATTTAGGATATGAAAAAAATCAACATAGTAATACTGAAAATGCTCGTAATGGTACAAGTTCAAAAAAATTAATAACTCAACAAGGTAAAATTGAGATTGATGTACCAAGAGATCGCAATAGTGATTTTACTCCTGTAATAGTTGCAAAAAGACAGCGAAGATTTGATGGTTTTGATCAACAAGTGCTTTCACTATATGCAAAAGGTATGACTCTATCTGACATTAGAATGCAGTTACAAGAGTTATATCATGGTGCTGATATTAGTGAAAGTGTTATTAGTCAAATTACTGATGATGTTATTGATGATGTCAAAGCATGACAAAATCGACCATTAGAAAGCGTTTATCCGATTGTTTATTTTGATTGTATAGTAGTTAAAGTTCGACAAGATAAACGGATTATTAACAAATCAGTTTATATAGCATTAGGAGTTGATTTAGAAGGTAAAAAAGATGTTTTAGGCTTATGAATTAGTGAAAATGAAGGTGCTAAATTTTGATTAGCTAATTTCACAGAAATGAAAAATCGAGGCTTAAATGATATTTTGATTGCTTGTAGTGATAATTTAACAGGCATGTCAGAAGCAATACAAGCAGTTTATCCTAAAACAGAACATCAATTATGCATTGTTCATCAAATTCGAAATAGTTTAAAATATGTTTCATACAAACATCGAAAAACTCTAGTTACAGATTTAAAACCAATTTATAGTGCATGTAGTGAAGAACAAGCAATGCAAGCTTTAGAATCATTTGAAAGTAAATGAAATAAACAATATCCCCAAATTGCTAAATCTTGATATAAAAATTGAGAAAATTTGATGATTTTTATTAGTTATCCTGCAGAAATCAAAAGAGTAATTTATACAACAAATGCTATTGAATCTGTTAATAGTCAATTACGAAAAGTTATTAGAAACAAAAAAGCTTTTCCTAATGATATGTCAGTTTTTAAAATATTTTATTTAGCAATTGAAAATATAACAAAAAAATGAACATTGCCTATTCAAAATTGAAATACAGCAATTGCTCATTTTATGATAAAATTTGAAGACAGAATTAATCTGAACTAGTACTTTGTAAAACAAAGATACACAGATTTCTAAAAAGCCTCAAATTTATATAAGAAATATTTTCATTATATTTATTAAATAAACTAATATTTTTTAAGTTTATTTCTTGTTTATTAGTTATTAAAATTAAATCATAATCACCAGTGCCAAATATACCACTCATTTCAATCCGATTTAAATTATTAATCGGATTTTCAATTTGTAATTCAAATTCACTATTATTATCAATTTGTATAATTTCCTTATAAAAATCTAATTTTGAAAATAATTGAGATTTACTTGAACCATATAAATTTAAAGCACTTTCAATTTTATTATTACTAATAATTGCTCTTGTAAAGTATTTTCCATATTCTCCATTTGCTAATGTTCAATCAGCAGGAATTAATGAAGGTATATTATTACTTTCTAATTCATTTGTAATAGATAGCCAATTAAATTGATTATCATCTAGTTTAAACAATTGATTTTGACTAATATCATTATTTTTTAGTTTAATATTATTTATATCTGTAAAATCAAAATAGATAGATTTTAATATTACTTTTGCATCTTTAAATTCCCAAATATCTGTAGGATTTAAATGAATTGGATTAGATTTTAACTCAAAATAATAAGGTAATAATAATTTATAATCATCATTTAATCCTTTATTAATCGACATATTTGAATAAATATATTTTGATAATATTACAATTATTTGTTTAAATATTTTTACTTGTTCAATATTAATATAATTTGGATAATCTAATTCTCACTGTTTAAACAAATTAGTAATAACATCTTCTGGTTTTTGTCCTTCAAATTTACCACGCATTTTATCTAAACCATTTTGATCATTAGGATTTAATGTTGCACCATCAAAATTTCTATTATAAGTATATGTATAAGTTAGCATATCTAATAATACTTGTTGTAAACTATCAATAGTTGGTGCATCATTTATTTCAATTTCAATATCATTGAATTTATCATTTGTTGCAACATATTGATAAAATTGACTTTCACCCGGGAAATTTCAAACTTCTTTATCTTTTAATTCCTTTTCTTTCTTTAATGGTCATTTACCATCTCAAACAGTACCCATTTCATAACCCAATCAAGCATGAGTTACTCTTGCATTATTAATAATTTCTTTTCTTGTTTTTTTACCACCACCAATAGCAATTAAATCTAAAACTGATTTTTCTTCTTCTATAAATTGTTTTGCTAAATTTCACGGTAATACTTGTTCGCTAAATCATTGTTCTAATATTCTAACTTTTGGTTGAGTTTCAATCGGCATTGATAATAGCGGAAATGCTATCTTATCTTTGATAAATAACTTTGGGTATACTTCCATATTATCAACTTCACCAAGTACCTTTATATTACCAAAAATCATGCTTCTAGGGGCTTTAATTTTTAAACCCGTAACTTTGGTATTTTTATCTAATGGTTTTTGGCATTTAATAATGATTGGATAACCATCTCTTGTTTTAAAATCTTTAATTTTAATAATAGTAATACTTTTAGTACTTCTTGTTTTTGGATTTTGATATGGTTGAGAATAATTATTAATAATATATAGGTTGTTAATATTATTTTCTGTTAAAGGTTCATTTATACTAACAGCATATAATTTAAATTGGTTTAACAATTCTATTTCTTGAAAAATTAAATTTTTAATATCAGTCATACTATATTCAATTGTATTATCATTAATATTTGTACTTGCTCTTTGATTTAATTGCATAGTAAAGTCTGATGTTTCAGCTGCAATAGTTTTTAATACTTTATCAATATCAATAAAACCAATTTTAATAGTATTTGCTGAAAATCTTAAACTATTATTTTCATTATTTTTAAATAAACGTTCAATTTCATAAATATAAATTGTTCTTTTTTTAAATTCATCATATGCTCTATTAATATCAGGGTCACTAGTAGCACGCATCATATTAGTAAAGTCATAAGGGATATTATCTATTAAATAATCATTTTCTACATCTGCTTGATTAAGTTTAGTTTGCTTTTGTTTCTGTGGAAACTTCGTTTGTGGTTTGTTGTGTTGGTTGTCCATTGTTTTCTCCTATTAATTGGTTATTTTCGGGATTAAATAATTTTAATTTAACTGTTAAATTATTAATTTCTTGTTCATCATTAATATTAAATGTTTTACTAATTAATAAATCTTTATCGACACTTACTAATAATTGAATAAATTTAAGAATATCAATATTAAATTGTCATAATTTTTGTTCAATATAATTAATAGTTGAAATATTAACTGCTGTACTTTCGGGAACTGATTGTTGTGCAGATTTCTTTTGACTTGGTATATGAATACCACAACGTTTAAATATTTCATTAACATTTCAATCATATATATCAGTTAAATTTTTACCTTTAAAATTACTATTTGTCATATTGATATTTTCGTTTTGTTGATTATTATCTCCACCACTTTTAAATATGTAGTTTTTAGTAACCAAAGTTCTTACTGCTTCTTCTAATGCTGATTGAACATTACCATAAGTTTGACTAAATATAAATTTAGGTGAGTTTAAAATAGTATCTAAAACAATTTGTTCATAAATAACATCTAGTGCTTTAATTTTATCCATTACTTTATCACAATCTGCTAATTCATTTGCTTTATTTCTCATAATTGCTATTGGTATATAGTTAATGTTTAATGTTTGTTCTTGTGATAAATTAGGATTATTAATGTATGATTTAAAATCTAATGGAAATTGTTTTTTATTATCACTAATACTATAAATTGCACGATTAATTGTTACTTGTTGATTATTTAGTTTATAAATTTCAAATAGTCTTACTGTTTGTGCATTTTGTTCGTAACTATCATAAAAAATAGTACATTGAATTAATTTACCAGTAATATCATAAACTCTTTGTTGTATATCAACAACTTGAAAATATAAGTCATCATTAGCAATATAAATTAAATAACCACTAATTCCTAATTTACTTAACTTAAAAATTGAAATTCAATTTTTTCTATAAAATTCTTTTAATTATGTAGAAAAGTATGGATGACCAAAAATTATTCATCAATTTACACTTAAAATATTATTTTTAATTAAAAATTTGTTAAAAGTAACATTATTTAGTGTAAAAATTCTCTAAAAATAACACTTTATCATGTATCATTACTTTTCTACAAAATTAAAGTAAAATTCTTGTTGAATTAAATATTGTTTAATAGTTTCATTATTAATTTCTAATGGAGCATTATATAAATTAGCATTATTTTCAGCAACAAAATCAGTAAAATAAGTTTCATGATTAAAATCATTAAAACCAAAATAATTTAAAATTGAAGCATGTGTACTTTTATTTTTATTAGTTAAAAATTTTATTTTTTCATTTTGATTATCACTAATATTACTTTTATCTTTTCTAAAAAATCTACCTAACATAATATTCACCACCTTTTTTTAAAATATTTGATTAATTTTTAATACAATTTTTACAATAATGAATATAATTAAACCAGCAACCGCAGAAGATAATAAAACTCCTATTAAACCTAAAATAATTTTTATAATTTTAAAAAACATAATCTTATTCCTGTAATTCTTCTAATTTTCATACATTACCTTTTAAATTACCTTTTCCAGTATAAATAGTAATCCATTTTGCATGTTGAACTGATAAAATTACTATATTAGCACTATCATTAAAGGTTTGTATTGGTACACCAGCAATTTTGTTATCCGTTATAATAAATTCTTGAATAGTATAAACTGGATTATATATACTTCAAGAATAATAAACTCTATAATGTTTATTAACTATAAAATCATAAGTAATTTGTCAATTATCTCATTTATTTTTTTCTCTTGTTCCTACATCTTTTCATTGTTGATTATTTGGACTTGGTGTTGGATTATCTGGTAATTCAATATCTCAACAATTTTCTTCAACTTCATTTGTTTCTAAACTTTTTGAATTAATTTTTATTTTTGGTGTAACATCAACTTTAATTGTATTTTGTAATTCTTCTAATGAAAGAATAGCACCATAATTAATATCTCCACCTTTTAAATATAAACTACAATTAAAACTACTTTCTCTAACAGTTAAAGTTAATATTACATCTTCATCTTTAATTTTAAATTTTGCAAGTAAATAATCTCCACCTAAATAATTACCAGTTTTAAATTCTACTTTATGCTTTATATTTGCTTGATTTACTGGTAATTCATCTAATGTTATAATTACTCTATATACAGTATTAAAATTAATTTCAAACGTATCTCATTCACGATTATTTTTACTTTTACTTATTACTTTTCATATTTCTTTATCTTGTTTTTTATCAATATTTGCTTTATTTTCATTAATAGCACCAGCAACAGTTTTATTAATAGTTTCTAAATTAGGGATTTCTTGACTTACAGCATTCAATTGAAATGCTACTGGAAACTTTTTTTCTGTGTCTTCTAATTTTTTATCTACTTCTTCTTTTTTATAATAATCAGTTAAATCGATTTTACCACCACTAGCACTAATTTTATTATTTTCATCAATAGTTATATTAGTACCTGCAATTAATTTATCTTGTTTTTTATCTAATAAATTATTAGTTTCTAGTTTTGTGTAATAATCACGTTCAGTATTTTCTTCTGCTATAAATTCAGTTGGTGTTCCAGTACCTTGATATTGATATATATTATGAATTATTGGTGTATACTTTTTTGTGCTATTAGCAACAATAAATTTTATTAAATTATCATCATATAATAACATTACTTTGTCAATATTAACATCAATTTTTTCAATTATTATTTGTCTATTTTCTATTTGATGATTAGTAATTCTTATATTAGATTTAGTTAATTTATTATTACTTATAATAAGTTGTTTACTATCGATAAAATAATATGTTCAATCAATAATATATCATATATCTGTTTTAATATTTTCATTTTTAACTTTTTTTCATAAAGGACTAGTTTCAATATTAAATCAATTATTTTTAATATCATCAATATTTTGTTTATTAATATCAACTTTATTTTCTAATA
This genomic window contains:
- a CDS encoding IS256 family transposase codes for the protein MAKKQNINNNDPISKAVDLLLENTEDLTTVFKEGGLYKELTKRLVEKMLNSEMQNYLGYEKNQHSNTENARNGTSSKKLITQQGKIEIDVPRDRNSDFTPVIVAKRQRRFDGFDQQVLSLYAKGMTLSDIRMQLQELYHGADISESVISQITDDVIDDVKAWQNRPLESVYPIVYFDCIVVKVRQDKRIINKSVYIALGVDLEGKKDVLGLWISENEGAKFWLANFTEMKNRGLNDILIACSDNLTGMSEAIQAVYPKTEHQLCIVHQIRNSLKYVSYKHRKTLVTDLKPIYSACSEEQAMQALESFESKWNKQYPQIAKSWYKNWENLMIFISYPAEIKRVIYTTNAIESVNSQLRKVIRNKKAFPNDMSVFKIFYLAIENITKKWTLPIQNWNTAIAHFMIKFEDRINLN